A segment of the Aromatoleum aromaticum EbN1 genome:
GTCGCCGGCGACGACCTTCCTGCACCTCGACTCGACCGTCGTGCTGTCGCGTGACATCGCTGCGCTGGGTATCTACCCCGCCGTCGATCCGCTCGACTCGACGAGCCGCCAGCTCGATCCGCTGGTGGTCGGCGAAGAGCACTACAACGTCGCTCGCCAGGTGCAGGTGACGCTGCAACGCTACAAGGAACTGCGCGACATCATCGCGATTCTGGGCATGGACGAACTGTCGCCGGAAGACAAGCTCGCGGTGTCCCGCGCGCGGAAGATCCAGCGCTTCCTGTCGCAGCCGTTCCACGTCGCGGAAGTGTTCACCGGTTCGCCGGGCAAGTACGTGCCGCTCAAGGACACGATCAACGGCTTCAAGATGATCGTGAACGGCGAGTGCGACCACCTGCCCGAACAGGCGTTCTACATGGTCGGCGGTATCGAAGAGGCCATGGAAAAGGCCAAGAAGCTTCAGTAATCGGGCCCGCCGCGCGGCAGACGACCGCCGCGCGGCCTTGAAAAGGACATCACTATGGCTATGACGGTTCATGTAGACATCGTCAGCGCGGAAGAGCAGATCTTTTCCGGCCTGGCTGAATTCGTCGCGCTTCCGGGCGAAGCGGGTGAGCTTGGGATACTGCCCGGCCACATGCCGCTGATGACCCGGATCAAGCCGGGTGCAGTACGGGTGAAGCGTCCCGACCAGGCAGAGGAAGAACTCGTTTTCGTCGCCGGCGGCATTCTCGAAGTGCAGCCGGGACTGGTCACGGTGCTTGCGGACACGGCGATCCGGGGCAAGGATCTGGACGAGGCGAAAGCTCTCGAAGCCAAGCGCATCGCGGAAGAGGCGCTGAAAAACCAATCGACTGAAATCGATTACGCCAAGGCACAGGCGGAACTCGCCGAAGCGATCGCACAGATCGCAGCGATCCAGAAGCTGCGCAAACGCGGCCACTGAGCCGGACGGCGAGCGAAAGAAAAAGGGCAGCTCCGTCAGGACTGCCCTTTTTGTTTGCGTGCTTTCCTGCCTGCGGCGAAATTAGCGCTCGCTCGGTGGGACAGTCAGGGCGGAGGCACGCTGGTCACGGCGCGACGGGGACTGTCGGGAGGTGGAGAGCCGCTCGACGCGCTTGTCGAGGCGCGCGAGGTCGTCACGCAGGTTGCCCAGTTCCCCCCCATGCCCGTCGAGCGCTGCGCGCGTGACGAGGAGCGGCTGCTCTTCGGTGAGGTATTCCGCGAAGTTTCCGCCCAACGCCTGGCACGCCCTCAAACCTCCGTCCCTGAGGGCCTGCGCGCCGAGCACGACGCGACGGGCGAGGATGTCGCCAAGCACGCGCGACAGGTCTTCCTCGGCGTCCCAGCGCAAGTTGCGGAACACGAAGCCGAGCGCGTCGGCGAACTCGGCATTGCCGTCGATGCGCACTTCGCTCATTGCCTTGCCCGGATCTCCGGCGAGGAGGCCGGGCAGCGCGCCGAGTGGAAGCGAAAGCGTGATCGAAGGAGCCGTCCCTGCGTCCGCGGCCGTGAGGAAACCGTCCGGCAGGACCGTGAACATGATATCGAAAGGGTCGGCATGCAGCAGCGCGTGCCGACCCGCATAGGGCGAAAGCCGTTCCCGGGCCCAAGGCGCCGGGCCGAGCAGGTGGTTGATGGCGGTGAGAAAACCGCGGCGTGCGACGGACATCGTTTTCTGCCGGACCCCGGCGATCCGGGGTCCGCGGTAGAAGAGGGTTCAGGAAAGCTGCTGGATGCCCGCAACGACCCACCCGACGTTTCCGGTGCTGGGTTTGGTCAGATGCCACACTTCGTCGAACGCCGCCGGCGCTGCGCCTTCTTCTTCGCGCAGCAGGCCGGAGAAGCGGATGCTGACGACGTAGCGCTGCGCCTCTTCGACGACTTCGAGGACTTCGCCGTTCAGCTCCACGACATCGGTGCGCTGTGTTCCCGGGCCGCGCTCGGTCAGCTGCATGCGAATTTCAGCAAACATCTCGGGTGACGTGAATTCGCGGATGTCTTCGAGATTGCCGGCATCGTTGGCGGCCTGCAGGCGGATGAACTGGACTTTGGCCTGCCGCACGAACGCTTCGGCATCGAAGTTCGTCGGGATTTTGCCCGCCGGGGCCGGCGCCGCCGCGCTGCTGGCAGCGGGGAAGCTGGTCGGCGCAGAAGCAGGGAAATTTCCGCCGGCAGGAGCGCCGGCGTACTGCATCGCGCCCCCCGAGCGCGCTGCTGCATTGCGACGCGACAGCATGCGGAACAGCATCAGCGCGGCAAAGACCAGCAGCGCGATCATCAGCAACGAGCCCATTTCGGCGCCGAACCCCAGATGCGAGAAGAGCGCGGCCAAGCCGAGGCCGGCGGCCAGCCCGGCGAGCGGACCCATCCACGAGCGCTTCTGCGGCACGGCATTCGCGCCCTGCGGCGTCTGCTGCGGAGCGGCTGACGGCTGGCGCGGCGTGGGCGGGGTCATCTGGCGCTGCATGCCGAAGCTGCCACCACCGCCCAGACGCTTGGCGTCGGCGTCGGGGATGCCGAAGCCGAGGGTGAAAATGACCGCGATGAGGCCGAGAAGCAGGTTTTTCATGTGTGACGGGTCTCCGTTCATTGTGAAGCCGGCCGGCCGCCCCCGCAGGAAAGGAAGCGGGCGCACGCTGCGGAATCAGAGCTTGTAGCCGCGGTGCAGGGCGACGACGCCCCCGGTCAGGTTGAAGTAATCGACTCGCTTCAGGCCGACTCGTTCCATCAGCTCCTTCAGCTCGTTCTGGGAAGGGTGCATCCGGATCGATTCGGCCAGATAGCGGTAGCTGTCCGCGTCGTGGGCGACTTTGTCGCCCATCCATGGCAGGATCTTGAACGAATAGAGATCGTAGGCGGGCGCGAGCGGCGCCCAGACTTTCGAGAATTCGAGCACGAGCAGACGGCCGCCCGGACGCAGCACGCGCCGCATCTCGGCGAGCGCGACGTCTTTGTGGGTCATGTTGCGCAGGCCGAACGCGACTGTCACGCAGTCGAACCAGTTGTCGGGAAACGGCAGCTTCTCGGCGTCGCATTGCGCGACCGGCAGCGCGAAGCCGCGGTCGAGCACCCGGTCGCGCCCGCGCGACAGCATCGCGTGATTGATGTCGGTGAGCCACACCTGGCCGTCGCGGCCGACCCGCTTCGCGAACGCGAGCGACAGGTCCGCGGTGCCGCCGGCGACGTCGAGCACGCGGTCACCGCGACCGACTCCCGATATCTGGATCGTGAACGCCTTCCACAGCCGATGCAGGCCGAAGGACATGAGATCGTTCATGACGTCGTAGCGGCGAGCGACCGAGGAAAACACCTCGGCGACTTTTTTGTGCTTTTCGCCTTCCGCTACCGTCTCGAAGCCGAAGTGGGTCGTCTTTTCGTTCATGCTCAGTGCTTGTGACCGCCGCAGCCGGATTTTGGCGGAGGGGGGGGATTTTCAGCGGGATCGCGGCTGCGGCCTTCCTGCGCGAGCCGGTCGAGATACTGCTGCCATAGCGCGTCGTGCTGCGTCGCGAGCCGGTGCAGGTAGTCCCACGAATACAGCCCGCTGTCGTGTCCGTCCGAAAACACCGGTTTCACGGCGTAGTTGCCGACCGGTTCGAGATCGACGATGTC
Coding sequences within it:
- the ubiE gene encoding bifunctional demethylmenaquinone methyltransferase/2-methoxy-6-polyprenyl-1,4-benzoquinol methylase UbiE produces the protein MNEKTTHFGFETVAEGEKHKKVAEVFSSVARRYDVMNDLMSFGLHRLWKAFTIQISGVGRGDRVLDVAGGTADLSLAFAKRVGRDGQVWLTDINHAMLSRGRDRVLDRGFALPVAQCDAEKLPFPDNWFDCVTVAFGLRNMTHKDVALAEMRRVLRPGGRLLVLEFSKVWAPLAPAYDLYSFKILPWMGDKVAHDADSYRYLAESIRMHPSQNELKELMERVGLKRVDYFNLTGGVVALHRGYKL
- a CDS encoding F0F1 ATP synthase subunit epsilon, which produces MAMTVHVDIVSAEEQIFSGLAEFVALPGEAGELGILPGHMPLMTRIKPGAVRVKRPDQAEEELVFVAGGILEVQPGLVTVLADTAIRGKDLDEAKALEAKRIAEEALKNQSTEIDYAKAQAELAEAIAQIAAIQKLRKRGH
- a CDS encoding ubiquinone biosynthesis accessory factor UbiJ; this translates as MSVARRGFLTAINHLLGPAPWARERLSPYAGRHALLHADPFDIMFTVLPDGFLTAADAGTAPSITLSLPLGALPGLLAGDPGKAMSEVRIDGNAEFADALGFVFRNLRWDAEEDLSRVLGDILARRVVLGAQALRDGGLRACQALGGNFAEYLTEEQPLLVTRAALDGHGGELGNLRDDLARLDKRVERLSTSRQSPSRRDQRASALTVPPSER
- a CDS encoding Tim44 domain-containing protein encodes the protein MKNLLLGLIAVIFTLGFGIPDADAKRLGGGGSFGMQRQMTPPTPRQPSAAPQQTPQGANAVPQKRSWMGPLAGLAAGLGLAALFSHLGFGAEMGSLLMIALLVFAALMLFRMLSRRNAAARSGGAMQYAGAPAGGNFPASAPTSFPAASSAAAPAPAGKIPTNFDAEAFVRQAKVQFIRLQAANDAGNLEDIREFTSPEMFAEIRMQLTERGPGTQRTDVVELNGEVLEVVEEAQRYVVSIRFSGLLREEEGAAPAAFDEVWHLTKPSTGNVGWVVAGIQQLS
- a CDS encoding gamma-butyrobetaine hydroxylase-like domain-containing protein, with protein sequence MAGLDDKTPIPTALTLHRKSRVLEIAFDDGSEFSLPFEYLRVYSPSAEVRGHGAGQEVLQVGKRDVDIVDLEPVGNYAVKPVFSDGHDSGLYSWDYLHRLATQHDALWQQYLDRLAQEGRSRDPAENPPPPPKSGCGGHKH